The proteins below come from a single Panicum hallii strain FIL2 chromosome 7, PHallii_v3.1, whole genome shotgun sequence genomic window:
- the LOC112901142 gene encoding uncharacterized protein LOC112901142 translates to MKSSGVVLVLLLAIATASCKGSLAAAAAADAHESSASIPAILGRELRGFIARAGNIFRSAGAAGWRAAAANATASAAAEAKNLRGVAARRRRPATRKSAAGCVSAAACRKRRVICAKRCYRASRAAGLTHVPSRCVVKCRKCVPTC, encoded by the coding sequence ATGAAGAGCTCCGGCGTCGTGCTAGTGCTCCTGCTGGCCATCGCCACGGCGAGCTGCAAGGGCTCgctcgccgccgcagccgccgcggaCGCTCACGAGAGCAGCGCCAGCATTCCCGCGATCCTGGGCCGCGAGCTGCGCGGGTTCATCGCCAGGGCCGGCAACATCTTCCGGTCGGCGGGGGCCGCCGGCTGGCGCGCCGCGGCCGCGAACGCcacggcctccgccgccgccgaggcgaAGAACCTGCGCGGCGTGGCGGCCCGGCGGAGGCGGCCCGCCACCAGGAAGTCCGCCGCCGGCTGCGTCAGCGCTGCGGCGTGCCGGAAGAGGCGCGTGATCTGCGCCAAGCGGTGCTACCGCGcctcgcgcgccgccggcctcaCCCACGTCCCCTCCCGGTGCGTCGTCAAGTGCAGGAAGTGCGTGCCCACCTGCTAG